AAACACACAACAGGCCAGTTCATCATCTCAGACGTAATAACTGATTTGAGTTGACATGAAGATCATACAGCCGGTCTGTCAGATTACAGGCCATTCAAGATTATAGACTGATGTCTTCGTACAAACACTCATATTCATTTAGTTGTGCGTGATGTTTACACACCTGAGGAGACACAGAGAGTGAAGCTGATGATTGGCGCACAAGTAAGAATGACATCACTTCAGTTATTCAGATAAAATATGTTTGAAACACTTTCAAGTTGGAAAAAGTTTTCTTTGTTAAATGTAAGCAGCGTAAACTCTTTACTGGAAGTACAATCACAACATTTAGTGagttattttacacacacactcctAAAGAGTGAGATCATGTGTTCATATGGGTTTGGTTATGATGTCATTCCTGTCAGATAATCAACTACAGGCAACCAGAATCACATCAACATCTGCCTgttgcacacacgcacacgcgcacgcacacacacacacacacacacacacacacacacacacacacacacacacacacacacacacacacacacacacacacacacacaggctttggttgactatccctgtggggacagtccataggcgtaatgtttttatactgtacaaactgtatattctatcccctatccctatccctaaccctaaacctaaagatcatagaacactttttgcatttttagatttgtaaaaaatattgttctgtacaatttattagcttttttgcccatgaggacctcaattttggtccccacagtgacacgagtccccatgtgttggtgtgtattcaggttcaggtccccaccgggatatacaaacatgaacgcacacacacacacagcacacagacacacacacgcgcacatttttcaaacgataccaaaggagtataaccccagggttttactgtgcgcgcgtcatttcaccgaagattgcttcaataatcttggcgcgttcactcactgcaggatatgtgaaacgactatccttgaaagagggggcaataccaaccttatttggacctgttagctccaccgaatcacaacctgtaagtgtgactatttatttttgtcttaacttcaagaaatatttgtgtaccttatgtctgtgtttagctaatgcatataaagctatcattagcatgtaccgttatttctggggtattacagtttgattatcttgctattaactcggctaatttaattgttcaatctattaactctcaaagtatttatttcaaaaactgagtcgagtactatctgtattgtaataacatctgaagatatgaacaccgtacactgtatgccgtgtcaactagtccaagtataatactgttacaagagaattgTAAATGTCCTtcttcttactggcatctgcagAAGGATCAATTAATTTTCCAAATACTTTCAACGTTTATGaacttaataaaatgttttatgaaataatttttatgacatccaaccacctgtaaaccgtaatccagtaatgatggtaggcgttccatttgcgacacatgatgaacgcgtttgaccaatcacaacagactacaccatctgaccaatcacatgacactaggctagcggataggagggaactagacggatgaatcgcggaacgaatcatttgcgagtcagacaagaagtatggtaagaataactgcctattattacgacataatagtgtttttacaccttgtatgcaCATACacgtgttgttggacactccataaagcaaagtaggaccttaaaaatcatctgctacttactctttaaatcTGAACTTGTGCTTCACACACTGAATTAAAGTGACAGCACTCCGTTCATGATTAAACATAAACATCAATGATACTTAATAACCTGTGATACATAATAACATTATACCTACAGTTGACTTTCTTTTGTGAAGTTCACTACACACACAGTGTGGGACAGAACGTGATGATGATCATGTAACCACAACCCTAACTTGGATGAGTCCTGCACTGTATATACACTTTAATAGCCATTCAGATCTGTTAGATCACACATGTCCTCCATTGTTACGCCCTCGGAAGGGAGAGTAACAAAACAGAGGGGAGAAAGAGATGTTTCacaaatggttttatttaaaggcCGCCAAGCCATTTTGAGTTCAACGATTCAAAAAGACACCAACAGAATTGTTCGTTCGTTCCAGAATAAATCCGGCAACGTTCGCACGCCAGGAGTCTCAAGATCAATGCCCCCTTCAGAAGGAATCCAAACTGCTTTTAAAGGCACGGGCACTCCCATGCCCCGGTGTTCCCAATTCGGCTGATTATTCCTGCAGCAGCCACATCACGCCTGCAGGTGGAATCCAGAGAATACGGCAGAAAAGCAACAAGACGTCGCAGCCGTGACATCCATCATCTACAGAAAGCCCTGCGTTATTTCTCTCTGTGATTCTTACACACACCTGCACGCACGCTTTATGAGCTTTTGTGCCcacgaggacctcaattttggtccccacagtgacacgagtccccatgagttggtgtgcattcaggtttaggtccccaccgggatatacaaacatgaacacacacacacacacacacttaatgaAGCTTACAGCATGTGATGTGAACTCATTCAAAAAAATAGagattctgtcatcactcaATATAATCTTGTTTTTTCTTTGAATTAAGATTTTTCTTACCTCATTGGCAGATTTGTTCTTGTTTCCCCCCCAGTAAATAAGGCATAACATTTTAGGTCATTTTTCTTCTCATGTAAAAGTTTGTTGTGTTATTTTGACTGTAATGATAGTCTCACAGTTGCATGAATAGAGTAAATATTCATTTACTTTCGTCAACTGAACAgaggatctgtgtgtgtgtgtgtcagtggatGAGTGTACTggaaatctgtgtgtgtgaatgtaagatTTGTGTGTGAAGATTTGTGAGAAGAAAAAGTGCTTGTAGTGGAACAGACTTTCTGTCACATTGGTGTGGATATTCTTAACAGGTAAACGATTTAAAAATTCATCATTGATGTTTTTTAGTCAGTTTTTCACACTCGACAAACTCTTAAACTCTCACATATGTCCATGCGTTTCTcctgtgttttataaatgtttgtacATTTGTCTCCCTTCAGCTGAATTAATGGCTTCATGTGACAAAAGCCAGAAGGAAATGTTGTAATCCaaatacgcacgcacacacacacacacacacacacacacacacacacacacacacacacacacacacacacacacgcacacacacacacgcgcacacgcacgcacgcacgcacacacacacgcacacaaatataaaagtCCAGATATCATTAACCCATCACATACTCTCTTCTTCTCATgtaacacacacgcatacacgcgcacactcacgcacacacacacacgcacgcacacacatgagCTCATGGCAGTGAGGGGCTCCATATAAGGGCGTGCTGATGATGTCATACTCTTGCAGGCGTCTTCAGAGCGTCTCATTGTTGAGTTTCAGTGCTGGAATGTTCAGATCACAGCAACAGAACACGGACTTACTGAACACACTCAACATCAGCTCACACCACACATCAggtacgacacacacacacacactgccgcTGTTTCATTCTTCTGCTCTTCGCTTGAGATTTTCTACCGTTAAACAGCTGTTTCTAAACTTCTGACATGAGGTGAGATGCTAGAAAAAACATTTAGTGTAACAGAACATCTGTGTTCCTGAAGCTTTACATAGAATCACATAGAAATGTTGTTTCAGAGAGAAGCTTTAAGAGTGAAAATACTGGAAATGACACATGTGACACAATTGACTGTTTTCTGCTCtcatggtgatgatgatgatgaagatgatgtctGTTTCATCTGGTTGTTTCAGTTCGGTGCTTCAGTGTTTGATACTGTGGAATTTGGACTTGGAGCTTGATTCAGTTCTTCAATAAtcttaaaaaacactgtaaaaacgtGACGTTTCTGCACCACTAAATGTGATGTTCAGAGAAGTGTCATGACTGGTCTCATCTTGTGTCAATGTGTTCAATCATTTGAATAGACAGTGTTCAATAAATCAGATTGATCATCTCTGTCACGTCTCATCTGCCCTCAGCTGGACACACAATACACATTATTTCATATCAATCGTTTCACGTTCATAACAAGAGTTCTGCTTCACGTCACATTATAATTCAAAAAGCAGACGGCCTGTAATAATCAGCACGTAAAGACACAGCAAACGCTCATCTTCAGCAGAAACAGAGCCCACAGACTGGTTTTTTAATTCCGTCAGATTGTCTCGCGGTGTTACAAACCTTCATTCATGACAAATGTTAAACCTTCTCACAGGCTATTCCAAGTGTGTGTTAGTCTTTTTCCATGGCATAGATTTTTCCTTTTCACCATTAAAAATCTGGCCTCATGAGAACACGTCCAAGTCCATCAGGCCGTCCAGATTCAAAGAAAGTCAATCTGAGAACTGTTATTAGAAGTCGGGAAGGATGCGATTTAACGTCTGATGTGAACTGCAGAGATCTCAGTGATGAAATCTCGTGGGTTTTGCTTCTGTGTGTCTTTCATCACTTTATGTGATGTCAGAAAATTCTCCttcaaaactgtaaaattctCCTGAAAACATTCTCCAGAGTTTCTTGATGTTCCTGTACGATCTCTCAAACGTGCAAACATGATATTGACAGATGTGTGGTGTTGTGatgtgcagtgttgggtaagttactctgaaaaagtaatgagtTACtagttacatattcaatagtgtaattagattactgtacaaattactctttccaaaaagtatttaattatttaaatctatattctacatcaaccttgattagttcagtgattcaaggatagacatgaaacgactcttttaattcattcaaataaatcgtataaaactacataaagtactcttattaactgaccaaagtattacaaatgtgagaattatacaattattaaagcacagattttaaagttagacttatattttatacattatgttgtatattatatattacatactgtacattacaaacatttattcattacaatatattgtatattatattacatattacacaaagtatttcgttcaattacatcagaagtaactgtaattaaattacagaaaatttgagtaatcccttactttagttttcaaggggaaagtaattaaattacattaactaATTAATTAGTAACAAGTTACACCCAACACAACAGTGCGTGTGTTGTAGTGTTTGAAAGATTTTGAAAcgatctcgctctctctctctctctcacacacactcacacacgcacgcacgcacgcacgcacacacacacacacacagtgatttGATTTATGTTCAATATAATGTAACTATATGGATGtttgttttctcacatctgtaGTAAAAAGTGAACATTGTAAAAGAATCATTAGATGTTCTCAGGTAGAACAGGTTTCCAATGAGCTGTAAATGGTTGTGAGTGACACACTTGTAGTTACAGTGACATCATATTTGTTGAGCAGTAGTTCAGAGTCTCTCAAAGAGGTTTTGTTTATACAGGCAGTAATGACCTTTGGAGGACGGGGAATTCCTTTAAATGTAAACCACAGAAGGATGGTGGTGGTGTTCATTGGGTGGGTGGCTGGAACCCTCTTATTAAGAGACTCTTTCCATTTCCCCTGTGTCGTGTTGTGGAGAaactctctgtttctctctcacctCTGGAACACACACTGCCCTACGTTTACTCTCTGATTCTGTTTTACTTACAGTTATACCTCAGTATATCCCTCCGAGTACCTGTACAGATCACTTTACGTAACATAACTTTGTGTCTGACTAAAGTGGAGTAAAATCGCACATGGAAATTGATAGAAAACCTATGATGGCTATCATCTCTCTAATCTTTGACTCTTTTCTGTTACCAGATTGAAGCTGCTCATCGATCAAGAAAAAAATCACCAGGAGAAAAAGGAAGAAGAGAACAATAAGAAAGTCACAAATCTGAAGGACGAGCTGACCAAGCTGAAGTCTTTCGCGCTGTTGGTCGTGGATGAACAGCAGCGCGTCACAGAGCAGCTGAGCCAACAGACGACAAAGATCCAGGAACTCCAGAGCACTGCCGCTCAGACCCAAGAGGAGCTGAGCGCCGCCCTCAGCCGACTGCACGAGGAGGAGAGCAAAGTCCTGCGCTTAGAGGAGGAGTTACGCAACCAGGCCTGCCATTTCCACCAGGAGCAGGAAGCCATGACAGCCAAACTGAACAATGAAGATGCTCAAAACAAACAGCTGCGGCAGAAGCTCTCCTCACTCAGCCGACAGCTAGACGATCTGGAAGAAACCAACAAGACCTTGCACAGGGCTGAGGAGGAACTGCAGGAGCTGCGGGACAAAATAAGCCGCGGGGAGTGTGGCAACTCCAGCCTGGCGTCTGAAGTGGAAGAGTTGAGGAAACGAGTGCTGGAAATGGAGGGGAAGGATGAGGAGCTGATCAAGATGGAGGACACGTGCAGGGACCTGAACAGAAAGCTGGAGAAAGAGTCCGCCCAGAGCCAGAGCTTAAAAGCGGAGGTGGACAAGCTGAATCACAGGATCATGGAGCTGGAGAAGTTGGAGGACACTTTGGGCAAGAGTAAACAGGAGTGCCGTTCATTGAAAAGCAACCTGGAGAAAGAGCGTGCTACGACCAAACACATGTCCAGTGAACTCGACGTGTTACGAGTGCGAATCAAAGAGCTCGAGGCTGTCGAGGTCCATTTGGAGAAGACAGAGCAGACGCTGAAAGAGGACCTGACCAAACTGAAAACGCTCACAGTCATGCTCGTGGACGGGCGCAAAACTATGTCTGAAAAACTGAAGCTGATGGAGGATAAAGTGCAAAAGAGCACCGGCAAACTGCAGGCGGAACAAGACATGGTCAACACTGTCACTGAGAAGCTTATTGAAGAGAGTAAGAAGACGCTGAGGTCAAAGGCTGAGCTGGAGGAGAAGATGTGTGTCGCCACTCGAGAGAGGGATGAACTCAAAGGTCAGCTCAAAGCCGAGGAAGAGAAGAACACTGACCTTCAGTCCAAAGTTAGTATGATGAAAAAAAGACTTCAGTCCTTAGAGGCGGTGGAGAGAGAACTGCTGAGGAACAAATCTAAGGAGGAGAACACGAAGACCTCGCTTCCTTACCGCTACCAACAGGAAGACAACAAAGTCAAAGACTTGACGCAGGAAGTAGAACGCCTCCGGAGGAAGCTGAAGGACATGAAGGTGGTGGAAGGTGATCTCTTAAAGACGGAGGGGGAATTTGAATCACTGGAAAAGAGATATTCCAACGAACAAGAACGGGCAAAAGCTCTGATGGAGGAACTGGAGATGTCCAGGAAGGAGCTTTCCAAATACCAGCTGGCTGAGAAAGAAGAATCCAACCAAGAGCACGTCCTATATAAGCGTCTCAAAGAGGAGGAGGCCAAATCCAGTCATCTGACTCGAGAGGTAGAAGCTCTGAAAGAGAAGATCCATGAGTATATGGGCACAGAGGAGTCCATCTGCCGCTTGAAAACGGACCATGCTACCCTACAGAGAAAACTCTCCCAGCAAGAGGTTCGGAACAAAGAGCTGGCCAGAGAGATGGAGTCGCTCACGCGAGAACTGGAGAGATACCGTCGTTTCAGTAAAAGTCTACGGCCAGGCATGAACGGAAGACGCTTCTCAGATCTCCAAGTGTCGTCAAAGGAGGTGCAGACTGACCCGCCAGACAGTCTGTCCCCAAACTACAGGAACCTTCCGCCACTGGAGCGCGCTCTGGTCAATGGCAGATTGTACGTTGAGAGTGATCCGGAGGAC
This portion of the Triplophysa rosa linkage group LG20, Trosa_1v2, whole genome shotgun sequence genome encodes:
- the filip1l gene encoding filamin A-interacting protein 1-like yields the protein MRSRSNSLEDTAKARGRAGQQASEREETCRRSRRASGDMGSVQRNHTDGRHRAQRERNTSAAAAAKKSRDLSRDDLLFLLSMLEGELQARDEVINVLRADKIDLALLEAKYGFVTPQTVLKALQRDAVQSKNSVWQEDIYEKPMTELDRLVEKQRETYRRMLEQLLMVEQAHRQTLHRLESEKSNHKDFMRKSDEFTSLLEQERERLKLLIDQEKNHQEKKEEENNKKVTNLKDELTKLKSFALLVVDEQQRVTEQLSQQTTKIQELQSTAAQTQEELSAALSRLHEEESKVLRLEEELRNQACHFHQEQEAMTAKLNNEDAQNKQLRQKLSSLSRQLDDLEETNKTLHRAEEELQELRDKISRGECGNSSLASEVEELRKRVLEMEGKDEELIKMEDTCRDLNRKLEKESAQSQSLKAEVDKLNHRIMELEKLEDTLGKSKQECRSLKSNLEKERATTKHMSSELDVLRVRIKELEAVEVHLEKTEQTLKEDLTKLKTLTVMLVDGRKTMSEKLKLMEDKVQKSTGKLQAEQDMVNTVTEKLIEESKKTLRSKAELEEKMCVATRERDELKGQLKAEEEKNTDLQSKVSMMKKRLQSLEAVERELLRNKSKEENTKTSLPYRYQQEDNKVKDLTQEVERLRRKLKDMKVVEGDLLKTEGEFESLEKRYSNEQERAKALMEELEMSRKELSKYQLAEKEESNQEHVLYKRLKEEEAKSSHLTREVEALKEKIHEYMGTEESICRLKTDHATLQRKLSQQEVRNKELAREMESLTRELERYRRFSKSLRPGMNGRRFSDLQVSSKEVQTDPPDSLSPNYRNLPPLERALVNGRLYVESDPEDQVNYNEINRTKCTPTPINNVNNLNNNNVRRSQGPFLKARDHHHPMKSGHIQQSDVFLTHTPGQPLHIKVTPDHGHNTATLEITSPTAESVQSFTSTAVIPTSGTPPKQRITIVQSPSISPSSRAKGSPPPEGPCGPGTPDRSMSPLTMAAFSRSLTSDSCGSVSPDRALSPIQIVSVTTGSPDRSQSVEPPELTGGHSLFHVSPERQSSWKLQRSNSSGPNVITTDDNKIHIHLGSPYIQTVNATAQTISPYYSLGPEQRVPVLTNGSTAKSNSKITSSIVIKPTSGPISRPAQITVPLQSFRRPGPTRIPKPKGHSAPAKGSNSGAQTALNHGKRDQPQHVNQATKS